A single region of the Acanthopagrus latus isolate v.2019 chromosome 11, fAcaLat1.1, whole genome shotgun sequence genome encodes:
- the tmem45a gene encoding transmembrane protein 45A — MGSFKGHALPGSFFLVAGIWWTAKHSLWYATRRNKNIGSTRLASRASQRRLEIIESSVVVFFSFMGMLLEQFAANGPRLQLYNLAEKHWEDLMNWQHATMYLFFGLAGTVCLIIHTTEAAPLALDRLMLAIAFFNEGFLFLYHLHGRSMLDVHVHQLLLYAIFGDALVAFLEVFHRGNILLELLRCTLTILQGSWFWQIGFVLYPPHGPEWDLTDHSNMMFITMCYSWHLAFAMLVVSVLYCTVSCVVRSRLKRTPPMEMGLLKPRERDPESEDEIL, encoded by the exons ATGGGAAGCTTCAAGGGCCACGCGCTCCCCGGAAGCTTCTTCCTGGTCGCTGGGATCTGGTGGACAGCAAAGCACTCCCTCTGGTACGCCACCCGCAGGAACAAGAATATAGGTTCCACCCGGCTGGCCAGCCGAGCCTCGCAGCGCCGCCTGGAGATCATCGAGAGCTCCGTCGtcgtcttcttctctttcatgg GGATGCTGTTAGAGCAGTTTGCTGCAAATGGGCCGAGATTGCAGCTGTACAACTTAGCAGAGAAGCACTGGGAAGATCTGATGAACTGGCAGCACGCCACCATGTATCTGTTCTTCGGCCTGGCCGGGACCGTGTGCCTGATCATCCACACCACAGAGGCCGCTCCGCTGGCACTGGATAGGTTGATGCTGGCGATCGCGTTCTTCAACGAAG GGTTTCTTTTCCTCTACCACCTCCATGGCAGGAGTATGCTGGATGTCCATGTCCATCAGCTCCTTCTCTATGCCATCTTTGGTGACGCTCTTGTCGCCTTCCTGGAGGTCTTCCACCGAGGCAACATCCTCCTGGAGCTGCTGCGCTGCACCCTCACCATCCTGCAGGGCAGCTGGTTCTGGCAG ATTGGCTTTGTGCTGTACCCTCCCCACGGCCCTGAGTGGGACCTGACGGATCACAGCAACATGATGTTCATCACCATGTGTTACTCCTGGCACCTCGCCTTCGCCATGCTCGTCGTGAGCGTGCTCTACTGCACCGTCAGCTG CGTGGTTCGCTCCAGATTGAAGAGGACTCCTCCGATGGAAATGGGACTTCTGAAGCCCCGAGAGAGGGATCCGGAGTCAGAGGATGAGATTTTATGA
- the LOC119029043 gene encoding vesicle transport protein SFT2B-like, with the protein MDKLKSVLSGEEARRDDRTVLEAVNEASTLGWGTRVKGFVACFVVGAACTVLGVCMLFLPRIGLTLFIVFYTFGNICALGSTMFLLGPLKQLKRMCDKTRALATTIMITCLVLTLCAAFWWKNFGLALLFVILQVLSFSWYSLSYIPFVREAILKLVSVCIK; encoded by the exons ATGGATAAATTAAAATCGGTGCTGAGCGGTGAGGAGGCGCGCAGAGACGACAGGACCGTGttagag GCCGTCAATGAAGCCTCCACCTTGGGATGGGGCACACGTGTGAAGGGCTTCGTCGCGTGCTTCGTGGTGGGGGCCGCGTGCACAGTTCTG GGGGTGTGCATGCTCTTCCTCCCCAGGATTGGACTCACTCTCTTCATTGTGTTTTACACTTTTGGAAACATATGTGCTCTGGGCAG CACCATGTTTCTGTTGGGGCCgctgaagcagctgaagaggatgtgtgacaaaacaagaGCGCTGGCGACGACAATAATGATC ACGTGCCTTGTGTTGACTCTCTGTGCAGCCTTCTGG TGGAAGAACTTCGGCCTTGCTTTGCTATTCGTTATCCTGCAAGTCTTGTCGTTTAGCTG GTACAGTCTGTCATACATCCCGTTTGTGAG GGAGGCCATACTGAAGCTGGTGTCGGTCTGTATAAAGTGA
- the LOC119028224 gene encoding uncharacterized protein LOC119028224 isoform X2: MDDSKSATQAASDFSTLGLSKGTLGFITCSMAGVLCLILAVYMLWVPLIGVTLFTVFYTVGNICAVCSTMFLMEPETQLALMFDETRVHATAAVMTCLVLTLCSAFWVKSAGLAMLFCILQVLSFIWYLLTYIPNWSAAVKKMVETCKKILSNCIQSLMELVNQVKELYEKSPALAVIAGLVSTIFAALLWSTFGLGLLLFGILGGLLCTGMLSNCTKFLTGLLQQVTSICGGSTALAVIAGLVSTIFAALLGSGFGLALLFGVLGAFLIYWFLSDFLMGILKQLTWIWDKARPLAIIICLLLILLAAFWWRRAGLALLFCILTMMLILW, from the exons ATGGACGACTCTAAATCGGCTACACAG GCTGCCAGTGACTTCTCTACTTTAGGATTGAGTAAAGGTACGCTGGGCTTCATCACCTGCTCCATGGCGGGGGTCCTGTGCTTAATTTTG GCAGTGTACATGCTCTGGGTGCCTCTGATTGGAGTCACTCTCTTCACTGTGTTTTACACTGTTGGAAACATATGTGCCGTCTGCAG CACCATGTTTCTGATGGAGCCAGAGACGCAGTTGGCATTGATGTTTGACGAAACAAGAGTGCACGCCACGGCAGCAGTGATG ACGTGCCTTGTGTTGACTCTCTGTTCAGCCTTCTGG gtgaAGAGCGCTGGACTTGCTATGTTATTTTGCATCTTGCAAGTCTTGTCATTCATCTG GTACCTATTGACATACATCCCGAATTGGAG CGCGGCTGTAAAGAAGATGGTAGAGACCTGCAAAAA GATCCTGTCAAACTGCATTCAGTCTCTGATGGAGCTAGTGAACCAGGTGAAAGAGCTGTATGAGAAATCGCCAGCGCTGGCCGTCATT GCGGGCCTTGTGTCAACTATCTTTGCAGCTCTCTTG TGGTCGACATTTGGACTTGGACTTTTGTTATTTGGCATCCTTGGAGGCTTGTTGTGTACCGG GATGTTGTCTAACTGCACCAAGTTTCTGACGGGACTTCTGCAGCAGGTGACAAGCATTTGTGGTGGATCGACAGCGCTGGCCGTCATT GCGGGCCTTGTGTCAACTATCTTTGCAGCTCTCTTG GGGTCAGGCTTTGGACTTGCGTTGTTATTTGGCGTCCTTGGAGCCTTTTTGATTTACTG GTTCCTGTCTGATTTTCTGATGGGAATACTGAAGCAGTTGACATGGATATGGGACAAAGCAAGACCGCTGGCCATAATT ATATGTCTTCTGCTGATTCTCCTCGCAGCCTTCTGG TGGAGGAGAGCAGGACTTGCTCTTTTATTTTGCATCCTGACAATGATGTTGATTCTCTG gTAG
- the LOC119028224 gene encoding uncharacterized protein LOC119028224 isoform X3, whose translation MDTLKSSANEASTLGWGKRMAGFISCSVVAAVCLVLAVYMLWVPLIGVTLFTVFYTVGNICAVCSTMFLMEPETQLALMFDETRVHATAAVMTCLVLTLCSAFWVKSAGLAMLFCILQVLSFIWYLLTYIPNWSAAVKKMVETCKKILSNCIQSLMELVNQVKELYEKSPALAVIAGLVSTIFAALLWSTFGLGLLLFGILGGLLCTGMLSNCTKFLTGLLQQVTSICGGSTALAVIAGLVSTIFAALLGSGFGLALLFGVLGAFLIYWFLSDFLMGILKQLTWIWDKARPLAIIICLLLILLAAFWWRRAGLALLFCILTMMLILW comes from the exons ATGGACACATTAAAATCG AGTGCCAATGAAGCCTCTACTTTAGGATGGGGTAAACGTATGGCTGGATTCATCTCCTGCTCCGTGGTGGCGGCTGTGTGCTTAGTCTTG GCAGTGTACATGCTCTGGGTGCCTCTGATTGGAGTCACTCTCTTCACTGTGTTTTACACTGTTGGAAACATATGTGCCGTCTGCAG CACCATGTTTCTGATGGAGCCAGAGACGCAGTTGGCATTGATGTTTGACGAAACAAGAGTGCACGCCACGGCAGCAGTGATG ACGTGCCTTGTGTTGACTCTCTGTTCAGCCTTCTGG gtgaAGAGCGCTGGACTTGCTATGTTATTTTGCATCTTGCAAGTCTTGTCATTCATCTG GTACCTATTGACATACATCCCGAATTGGAG CGCGGCTGTAAAGAAGATGGTAGAGACCTGCAAAAA GATCCTGTCAAACTGCATTCAGTCTCTGATGGAGCTAGTGAACCAGGTGAAAGAGCTGTATGAGAAATCGCCAGCGCTGGCCGTCATT GCGGGCCTTGTGTCAACTATCTTTGCAGCTCTCTTG TGGTCGACATTTGGACTTGGACTTTTGTTATTTGGCATCCTTGGAGGCTTGTTGTGTACCGG GATGTTGTCTAACTGCACCAAGTTTCTGACGGGACTTCTGCAGCAGGTGACAAGCATTTGTGGTGGATCGACAGCGCTGGCCGTCATT GCGGGCCTTGTGTCAACTATCTTTGCAGCTCTCTTG GGGTCAGGCTTTGGACTTGCGTTGTTATTTGGCGTCCTTGGAGCCTTTTTGATTTACTG GTTCCTGTCTGATTTTCTGATGGGAATACTGAAGCAGTTGACATGGATATGGGACAAAGCAAGACCGCTGGCCATAATT ATATGTCTTCTGCTGATTCTCCTCGCAGCCTTCTGG TGGAGGAGAGCAGGACTTGCTCTTTTATTTTGCATCCTGACAATGATGTTGATTCTCTG gTAG
- the LOC119028224 gene encoding uncharacterized protein LOC119028224 isoform X1, producing MHETRHLEIQSLALFLLRHTLKSTQNRSLDVHVTPAPHYSLNVCMRIIRHIHEEHAVYMLWVPLIGVTLFTVFYTVGNICAVCSTMFLMEPETQLALMFDETRVHATAAVMTCLVLTLCSAFWVKSAGLAMLFCILQVLSFIWYLLTYIPNWSAAVKKMVETCKKILSNCIQSLMELVNQVKELYEKSPALAVIAGLVSTIFAALLWSTFGLGLLLFGILGGLLCTGMLSNCTKFLTGLLQQVTSICGGSTALAVIAGLVSTIFAALLGSGFGLALLFGVLGAFLIYWFLSDFLMGILKQLTWIWDKARPLAIIICLLLILLAAFWWRRAGLALLFCILTMMLILW from the exons ATGCATGAGACGCGTCACCTGGAGATTCAGAGTCTGGCCTTGTTTCTACTGCGACACACGCTGAAATCGACCCAAAACCGAAGTTTAGACGTTCACGTCACGCCAGCACCTCACTACAGTTTAAATGTCTGTATGCGTATAATACGTCACATACACGAAGAGCAT GCAGTGTACATGCTCTGGGTGCCTCTGATTGGAGTCACTCTCTTCACTGTGTTTTACACTGTTGGAAACATATGTGCCGTCTGCAG CACCATGTTTCTGATGGAGCCAGAGACGCAGTTGGCATTGATGTTTGACGAAACAAGAGTGCACGCCACGGCAGCAGTGATG ACGTGCCTTGTGTTGACTCTCTGTTCAGCCTTCTGG gtgaAGAGCGCTGGACTTGCTATGTTATTTTGCATCTTGCAAGTCTTGTCATTCATCTG GTACCTATTGACATACATCCCGAATTGGAG CGCGGCTGTAAAGAAGATGGTAGAGACCTGCAAAAA GATCCTGTCAAACTGCATTCAGTCTCTGATGGAGCTAGTGAACCAGGTGAAAGAGCTGTATGAGAAATCGCCAGCGCTGGCCGTCATT GCGGGCCTTGTGTCAACTATCTTTGCAGCTCTCTTG TGGTCGACATTTGGACTTGGACTTTTGTTATTTGGCATCCTTGGAGGCTTGTTGTGTACCGG GATGTTGTCTAACTGCACCAAGTTTCTGACGGGACTTCTGCAGCAGGTGACAAGCATTTGTGGTGGATCGACAGCGCTGGCCGTCATT GCGGGCCTTGTGTCAACTATCTTTGCAGCTCTCTTG GGGTCAGGCTTTGGACTTGCGTTGTTATTTGGCGTCCTTGGAGCCTTTTTGATTTACTG GTTCCTGTCTGATTTTCTGATGGGAATACTGAAGCAGTTGACATGGATATGGGACAAAGCAAGACCGCTGGCCATAATT ATATGTCTTCTGCTGATTCTCCTCGCAGCCTTCTGG TGGAGGAGAGCAGGACTTGCTCTTTTATTTTGCATCCTGACAATGATGTTGATTCTCTG gTAG
- the LOC119028224 gene encoding uncharacterized protein LOC119028224 isoform X4: MSVLQAVYMLWVPLIGVTLFTVFYTVGNICAVCSTMFLMEPETQLALMFDETRVHATAAVMTCLVLTLCSAFWVKSAGLAMLFCILQVLSFIWYLLTYIPNWSAAVKKMVETCKKILSNCIQSLMELVNQVKELYEKSPALAVIAGLVSTIFAALLWSTFGLGLLLFGILGGLLCTGMLSNCTKFLTGLLQQVTSICGGSTALAVIAGLVSTIFAALLGSGFGLALLFGVLGAFLIYWFLSDFLMGILKQLTWIWDKARPLAIIICLLLILLAAFWWRRAGLALLFCILTMMLILW; encoded by the exons ATGTCTGTGTTGCAGGCAGTGTACATGCTCTGGGTGCCTCTGATTGGAGTCACTCTCTTCACTGTGTTTTACACTGTTGGAAACATATGTGCCGTCTGCAG CACCATGTTTCTGATGGAGCCAGAGACGCAGTTGGCATTGATGTTTGACGAAACAAGAGTGCACGCCACGGCAGCAGTGATG ACGTGCCTTGTGTTGACTCTCTGTTCAGCCTTCTGG gtgaAGAGCGCTGGACTTGCTATGTTATTTTGCATCTTGCAAGTCTTGTCATTCATCTG GTACCTATTGACATACATCCCGAATTGGAG CGCGGCTGTAAAGAAGATGGTAGAGACCTGCAAAAA GATCCTGTCAAACTGCATTCAGTCTCTGATGGAGCTAGTGAACCAGGTGAAAGAGCTGTATGAGAAATCGCCAGCGCTGGCCGTCATT GCGGGCCTTGTGTCAACTATCTTTGCAGCTCTCTTG TGGTCGACATTTGGACTTGGACTTTTGTTATTTGGCATCCTTGGAGGCTTGTTGTGTACCGG GATGTTGTCTAACTGCACCAAGTTTCTGACGGGACTTCTGCAGCAGGTGACAAGCATTTGTGGTGGATCGACAGCGCTGGCCGTCATT GCGGGCCTTGTGTCAACTATCTTTGCAGCTCTCTTG GGGTCAGGCTTTGGACTTGCGTTGTTATTTGGCGTCCTTGGAGCCTTTTTGATTTACTG GTTCCTGTCTGATTTTCTGATGGGAATACTGAAGCAGTTGACATGGATATGGGACAAAGCAAGACCGCTGGCCATAATT ATATGTCTTCTGCTGATTCTCCTCGCAGCCTTCTGG TGGAGGAGAGCAGGACTTGCTCTTTTATTTTGCATCCTGACAATGATGTTGATTCTCTG gTAG
- the LOC119028224 gene encoding uncharacterized protein LOC119028224 isoform X5, giving the protein MLWVPLIGVTLFTVFYTVGNICAVCSTMFLMEPETQLALMFDETRVHATAAVMTCLVLTLCSAFWVKSAGLAMLFCILQVLSFIWYLLTYIPNWSAAVKKMVETCKKILSNCIQSLMELVNQVKELYEKSPALAVIAGLVSTIFAALLWSTFGLGLLLFGILGGLLCTGMLSNCTKFLTGLLQQVTSICGGSTALAVIAGLVSTIFAALLGSGFGLALLFGVLGAFLIYWFLSDFLMGILKQLTWIWDKARPLAIIICLLLILLAAFWWRRAGLALLFCILTMMLILW; this is encoded by the exons ATGCTCTGGGTGCCTCTGATTGGAGTCACTCTCTTCACTGTGTTTTACACTGTTGGAAACATATGTGCCGTCTGCAG CACCATGTTTCTGATGGAGCCAGAGACGCAGTTGGCATTGATGTTTGACGAAACAAGAGTGCACGCCACGGCAGCAGTGATG ACGTGCCTTGTGTTGACTCTCTGTTCAGCCTTCTGG gtgaAGAGCGCTGGACTTGCTATGTTATTTTGCATCTTGCAAGTCTTGTCATTCATCTG GTACCTATTGACATACATCCCGAATTGGAG CGCGGCTGTAAAGAAGATGGTAGAGACCTGCAAAAA GATCCTGTCAAACTGCATTCAGTCTCTGATGGAGCTAGTGAACCAGGTGAAAGAGCTGTATGAGAAATCGCCAGCGCTGGCCGTCATT GCGGGCCTTGTGTCAACTATCTTTGCAGCTCTCTTG TGGTCGACATTTGGACTTGGACTTTTGTTATTTGGCATCCTTGGAGGCTTGTTGTGTACCGG GATGTTGTCTAACTGCACCAAGTTTCTGACGGGACTTCTGCAGCAGGTGACAAGCATTTGTGGTGGATCGACAGCGCTGGCCGTCATT GCGGGCCTTGTGTCAACTATCTTTGCAGCTCTCTTG GGGTCAGGCTTTGGACTTGCGTTGTTATTTGGCGTCCTTGGAGCCTTTTTGATTTACTG GTTCCTGTCTGATTTTCTGATGGGAATACTGAAGCAGTTGACATGGATATGGGACAAAGCAAGACCGCTGGCCATAATT ATATGTCTTCTGCTGATTCTCCTCGCAGCCTTCTGG TGGAGGAGAGCAGGACTTGCTCTTTTATTTTGCATCCTGACAATGATGTTGATTCTCTG gTAG